From Rhodococcus antarcticus, the proteins below share one genomic window:
- the rsmI gene encoding 16S rRNA (cytidine(1402)-2'-O)-methyltransferase codes for MNSASDPEGSGRLVLAATPLGQVEDASARLRAALATADVVAAEDTRRTKQLASSLGVTITGRVVSFYDAVEVARAPGLVADVAAGATVLLVTDAGMPSVSDPGYRLVVACVDAGLAVTCLPGPSAVTTALALSGIPCERFCFDGFPPRKSGARRTWLAQLRHESRACVFFEAPHRIAACLDDAVAVLGGERRAAVCRELTKTYEEVRRGTLAELAAWAADGLRGEITVVLAGAEPQAPPGAEVLVARVRELVATGVRLKDACGQVATAAGSSRNELYEAVLAARG; via the coding sequence GTGAACAGCGCGTCGGATCCGGAGGGCTCGGGACGCCTCGTCCTGGCGGCCACCCCGCTCGGCCAGGTGGAGGACGCCTCGGCCCGTCTGCGCGCCGCCCTCGCCACCGCCGATGTCGTCGCGGCCGAGGACACCCGGCGGACCAAGCAGCTGGCCAGCTCGCTGGGGGTGACCATCACCGGTCGGGTCGTCAGCTTCTACGACGCGGTGGAGGTGGCGCGGGCCCCCGGCCTGGTCGCGGACGTGGCGGCCGGGGCGACGGTGCTGCTGGTGACTGACGCGGGCATGCCCTCGGTGAGCGACCCCGGGTACCGGCTCGTGGTCGCGTGCGTGGACGCCGGCCTGGCCGTGACGTGCCTGCCCGGGCCGTCCGCCGTGACCACGGCGCTGGCGCTGAGCGGCATCCCCTGCGAGCGCTTCTGCTTCGACGGGTTCCCGCCGCGCAAGTCGGGTGCGCGCCGGACCTGGTTGGCCCAGCTGCGGCACGAGAGCCGGGCCTGCGTCTTCTTCGAGGCCCCGCACCGCATCGCGGCCTGCCTCGACGACGCGGTGGCCGTCCTGGGCGGTGAGCGCCGGGCGGCGGTGTGCCGTGAGCTGACCAAGACCTACGAGGAGGTGCGCCGCGGCACCCTGGCCGAGCTCGCGGCCTGGGCGGCCGACGGTCTCCGCGGCGAGATCACCGTGGTGCTGGCCGGTGCCGAGCCCCAGGCGCCCCCCGGGGCCGAGGTGCTCGTCGCCCGGGTGCGAGAGCTCGTCGCCACGGGTGTGCGCCTGAAGGACGCCTGCGGGCAGGTGGCCACCGCGGCCGGCAGCTCCCGCAACGAGCTCTACGAGGCCGTGCTCGCCGCCCGCGGGTAG
- the rsmA gene encoding 16S rRNA (adenine(1518)-N(6)/adenine(1519)-N(6))-dimethyltransferase RsmA, whose translation MNEVPEPVQANGPARQPAPAALLGPVEVRTLATELGVRPTKTLGQNFVHDANTVRRIVTSAGVGSDDVVLEVGPGLGSLTLALLGPARSVVAVEIDPVLAGRLPRTVAERAPDLAHKLTVLERDALQVRAADLPAAPTALVANLPYNVAVPVLLTLFAELPSLRTALVMVQAEVADRLAAPPGSRTYGVPSVKAAFHGTVRRAGSVGRGVFWPVPGVDSGLVRLDRHAAAPWPTDEATRRAVFAVVDAAFAQRRKTLRAALATWAGSPVEAERRLRAAGIDPGTRGEQLGVSSFVALAAVDRTAVEPSSVRD comes from the coding sequence CTGAACGAGGTTCCGGAGCCGGTCCAGGCCAACGGGCCGGCCCGGCAGCCCGCCCCGGCCGCCCTGCTCGGTCCGGTGGAGGTGCGCACCCTGGCCACCGAGCTGGGGGTTCGTCCCACCAAGACGCTCGGCCAGAACTTCGTGCACGACGCCAACACCGTGCGGCGGATCGTGACCTCCGCCGGGGTGGGGTCCGACGACGTGGTGCTCGAGGTCGGCCCGGGGCTGGGTTCGCTGACCCTGGCGCTGCTCGGACCGGCCCGGTCGGTCGTGGCGGTCGAGATCGATCCGGTGCTCGCCGGACGGCTGCCCCGGACCGTCGCCGAGCGGGCGCCGGACCTCGCGCACAAGCTCACCGTGCTCGAGCGCGACGCCCTGCAGGTCCGTGCGGCCGACCTGCCCGCCGCCCCCACGGCGCTGGTGGCGAACCTGCCCTACAACGTCGCGGTGCCGGTCCTGCTGACCCTGTTCGCCGAGCTGCCCTCGCTGCGCACCGCGCTGGTCATGGTGCAGGCCGAGGTGGCGGACCGGCTCGCCGCGCCGCCCGGCTCACGGACGTACGGGGTGCCCAGCGTGAAGGCGGCCTTCCACGGCACCGTCCGCCGGGCGGGCTCGGTGGGCCGCGGGGTGTTCTGGCCGGTGCCGGGGGTGGACTCCGGCCTCGTCCGTCTCGACCGGCACGCCGCAGCGCCGTGGCCGACCGACGAGGCCACCCGGCGTGCGGTCTTCGCCGTCGTCGACGCCGCCTTCGCCCAGCGCCGCAAGACCCTGCGCGCCGCGCTCGCCACGTGGGCCGGCTCGCCCGTGGAGGCCGAGCGCCGGCTGCGGGCGGCGGGGATCGACCCGGGCACCCGGGGTGAGCAGCTCGGGGTGAGCTCGTTCGTGGCGCTGGCGGCCGTCGACCGCACGGCGGTCGAGCCGTCGTCCGTGCGCGACTAG
- a CDS encoding aminodeoxychorismate synthase component I, translated as MRVERLGAGGAAADVLLGLHERARRLRLPPPAALTGRWFGSAAVLAPSLDARAVDSIPEVATSPGPDGAVGGGWIGYRGYPDGAGVLPPAAGGWTSSVLRLDVDGCWWFESLQDGGCPADLASAVRTGGRARPWEVQWRTPDEAQHHGAVEQCLAAITDGEVYQACVCTRFVGRLSGDPVQLFTDGVRSTGPARAAFVAGSWGAVASLSPELFLARHGRAVRSSPIKGTLPIGQDPALLRSSAKDVAENVMIVDLVRNDLGRVCVPGSITVPELLAVQPAPAVWHLVSTVTGLLRVGTSDAELVEALFPPASVTGTPKLRARTLLAGWEAQPRGAYCGAVGMVSPWAGLELNVAIRTVEVDPEGRVELGVGGGITSDSDPTAEWRECLAKASAVTGLRSSAAAGPAYPRAASTAS; from the coding sequence GTGCGGGTGGAGCGGCTCGGAGCAGGTGGAGCAGCGGCGGACGTCCTGCTCGGGCTGCACGAGCGGGCCCGTCGTCTGCGCCTCCCCCCTCCCGCCGCGCTGACGGGGCGCTGGTTCGGCTCCGCCGCGGTGCTCGCGCCCAGTCTCGACGCACGTGCGGTCGATTCGATCCCCGAGGTCGCGACCTCGCCCGGTCCGGACGGCGCGGTGGGCGGCGGTTGGATCGGCTACCGGGGCTACCCCGACGGAGCGGGTGTGCTGCCCCCGGCGGCCGGCGGCTGGACCTCGAGCGTGCTGCGGCTGGACGTCGACGGGTGCTGGTGGTTCGAGAGCCTGCAGGACGGCGGCTGCCCCGCGGACCTCGCGTCCGCGGTGCGCACCGGCGGGCGCGCCCGGCCGTGGGAGGTGCAGTGGCGCACCCCGGACGAGGCCCAGCACCACGGAGCCGTCGAGCAGTGCCTCGCCGCGATCACCGACGGCGAGGTCTACCAGGCCTGCGTGTGCACCCGCTTCGTCGGCCGGCTCAGCGGCGATCCGGTCCAGCTGTTCACCGACGGCGTCCGCTCGACCGGCCCGGCCCGAGCCGCGTTCGTGGCGGGCTCGTGGGGCGCGGTGGCCTCGCTGTCCCCAGAGCTGTTCCTCGCCCGTCACGGCCGCGCGGTGCGCTCGAGCCCGATCAAGGGAACCCTGCCGATCGGGCAGGACCCGGCCCTGCTGCGGTCCTCGGCCAAGGACGTGGCCGAGAACGTGATGATCGTCGACCTCGTGCGCAACGACCTCGGGCGGGTGTGCGTGCCCGGATCCATCACCGTGCCCGAGCTGCTGGCGGTGCAGCCCGCCCCCGCCGTGTGGCACCTGGTGTCGACGGTGACCGGCCTGCTGCGGGTGGGCACCTCCGACGCCGAGCTGGTGGAGGCGCTGTTCCCGCCGGCATCGGTCACCGGCACCCCGAAGCTGCGGGCCCGGACCCTGCTCGCCGGGTGGGAGGCCCAGCCGCGAGGGGCGTACTGCGGGGCGGTGGGGATGGTCTCGCCGTGGGCCGGCCTCGAGCTCAACGTGGCCATCCGGACCGTCGAGGTCGATCCCGAGGGGCGGGTGGAGCTGGGCGTGGGGGGCGGCATCACCTCCGACTCGGACCCGACCGCCGAGTGGCGGGAGTGCCTGGCCAAGGCTTCGGCGGTGACCGGGCTGCGCAGCTCGGCGGCGGCGGGACCCGCCTACCCGCGGGCGGCGAGCACGGCCTCGTAG
- the metG gene encoding methionine--tRNA ligase has product MSSVLTAVAWPYANGPRHIGHVSGFGVPSDVFSRYQRMAGNRVLMVSGTDEHGTPLLVQADKEGVGVSELADRYNRVIVDDLASLGLSYDLFTRTTTRNHYAVVQELFRALHRNGYLVPRTTTGAISPSTGRTLPDRYVEGTCPICGYDPARGDQCDNCGNQLDPADLIRPRSKINGETPVFVETEHFFLDLPALADALGDWLRGRTDWRPNVLKFSLNLIADLRPRAMSRDIDWGVPIPLEGWADRPDKKLYVWFDAVIGYLSASIEWAHRSGDPEAWREWWCDPQALSYYFMGKDNITFHAQIWPAELLGHNGSGVHGGTPGLLGVLNLPTEVVSSEFLTMSGAKFSTSRGTVIYVGDFLREYGADALRYFIAVAGPESQDTDFTWEEFVRRTNFELANEWGNLVNRSVAMAHKGFGVIPTPGTLEAVDVELLRAAEAAFDTVGAHLQRSRFKQAAGEAMRVVTLANRYLSDTEPWKLAKTDVDRQATVLHTALQVVSDANALLTPFLPHAAQQVHTVLGGTGTWAAQPEVREVTDDLTSPLTDLLTGVGLPARGKSYPIITGDYAAEQARWGRTPIAAGTVLHKPTPLFPKLEPSLGETGPSWAPITAADA; this is encoded by the coding sequence ATGTCCTCCGTGCTCACCGCCGTCGCCTGGCCGTACGCCAACGGCCCCCGTCACATCGGCCACGTCTCCGGCTTCGGTGTCCCCTCCGACGTGTTCTCCCGCTACCAGCGGATGGCCGGGAACCGGGTGCTCATGGTCAGCGGCACCGACGAGCACGGCACGCCCCTCCTGGTCCAGGCGGACAAGGAGGGAGTGGGTGTCTCCGAGCTGGCCGACCGCTACAACCGCGTCATCGTCGACGACCTCGCGTCACTCGGGCTCAGCTACGACCTGTTCACGCGCACCACCACCCGCAACCACTACGCGGTGGTGCAGGAGCTGTTCCGCGCGCTGCACCGCAACGGCTACCTGGTCCCGAGGACCACCACCGGCGCGATCAGCCCCTCGACCGGCCGCACCCTGCCCGACCGCTACGTCGAGGGGACCTGCCCCATCTGCGGCTACGACCCCGCGCGCGGCGACCAGTGCGACAACTGCGGCAACCAGCTCGACCCGGCCGACCTCATCCGTCCCCGCAGCAAGATCAACGGTGAGACCCCAGTGTTCGTGGAGACCGAGCACTTCTTCCTCGACCTGCCCGCGCTGGCCGACGCCCTGGGCGACTGGCTGAGGGGCCGCACCGACTGGCGGCCCAACGTGCTCAAGTTCAGCCTCAACCTCATCGCGGACCTGCGTCCGCGCGCGATGAGCCGGGACATCGACTGGGGTGTGCCCATCCCGCTCGAGGGGTGGGCCGACCGCCCGGACAAGAAGCTCTACGTCTGGTTCGACGCCGTCATCGGGTACCTGTCCGCGAGCATCGAGTGGGCGCACCGCTCCGGCGATCCGGAGGCGTGGCGCGAGTGGTGGTGCGACCCGCAGGCGCTGAGCTACTACTTCATGGGCAAGGACAACATCACCTTCCACGCTCAGATCTGGCCGGCCGAGCTCCTGGGGCACAACGGGTCCGGCGTGCACGGCGGGACGCCCGGCCTGCTGGGTGTGCTGAACCTGCCGACCGAGGTGGTCAGCAGCGAGTTCCTCACCATGAGCGGGGCGAAGTTCTCCACCAGCCGGGGCACCGTCATCTACGTCGGGGACTTCCTCCGCGAGTACGGCGCCGACGCGCTGCGGTACTTCATCGCGGTCGCAGGCCCGGAGAGCCAGGACACGGACTTCACCTGGGAGGAGTTCGTCCGGCGCACGAACTTCGAGCTGGCCAACGAGTGGGGCAACCTGGTCAACCGCTCGGTAGCCATGGCGCACAAGGGCTTCGGTGTGATCCCCACGCCGGGCACCCTGGAGGCCGTCGACGTCGAGCTGCTGCGCGCCGCGGAGGCCGCCTTCGACACCGTCGGGGCGCACCTGCAGCGCAGCCGCTTCAAGCAGGCCGCCGGCGAGGCGATGCGCGTGGTGACCCTGGCCAACCGCTACCTGTCCGACACCGAACCGTGGAAGCTCGCCAAGACCGACGTCGACCGCCAGGCGACCGTCCTGCACACGGCGCTCCAGGTGGTCAGCGACGCCAACGCGCTGCTCACCCCGTTCCTGCCGCACGCCGCCCAGCAGGTGCACACCGTCCTCGGCGGCACCGGGACCTGGGCCGCGCAGCCCGAGGTCCGCGAGGTCACCGACGACCTCACGAGCCCGCTCACCGACCTGCTGACCGGGGTGGGCCTGCCGGCGCGCGGCAAGAGCTACCCGATCATCACCGGTGACTACGCGGCGGAGCAGGCCCGCTGGGGTCGCACCCCGATCGCGGCCGGGACGGTGCTGCACAAGCCCACCCCGCTGTTCCCCAAGCTCGAGCCGTCCCTGGGCGAGACCGGCCCGAGCTGGGCGCCGATCACCGCCGCGGACGCGTGA
- a CDS encoding TatD family hydrolase, protein MSDRGAPPPAPEPLGPLVDAHTHLDACGAVDAASVRAIVDRAAAVGVGRVVTVADDLASARWVVTAAEADPRVWAATALHPTRANTLDEAARTELEALARHPRTVAVGETGLDHHWPGRLEGCADVGTQEAAFRWHLDLAKRVGKPVMIHDRDAHADVLRVLREEGPPETVVFHCFSGDAAMARECVDAGYVLSFSGTVSFRNARDLQEAALQVPLEQLLVETDAPFLTPHPHRGRPNESYLLPLTARALAVLRGQDPAELAAATTATAERVYGL, encoded by the coding sequence GTGAGCGACCGGGGCGCACCACCGCCGGCCCCCGAGCCGCTGGGACCGCTCGTCGACGCGCACACCCACCTCGACGCGTGCGGTGCCGTGGACGCCGCCTCGGTGAGAGCGATCGTGGACCGGGCCGCGGCCGTCGGCGTCGGCCGGGTGGTCACGGTGGCCGACGACCTCGCGAGCGCGCGCTGGGTGGTCACGGCGGCCGAGGCGGACCCCAGGGTGTGGGCCGCCACCGCGCTGCACCCCACCCGGGCGAACACCCTGGACGAGGCGGCCCGCACCGAGCTCGAGGCCCTGGCCCGCCACCCGCGCACGGTCGCGGTGGGGGAGACCGGCCTGGACCACCACTGGCCCGGCAGGCTCGAGGGCTGCGCGGACGTCGGCACGCAGGAGGCGGCCTTCCGGTGGCACCTCGACCTCGCCAAGCGGGTGGGGAAGCCGGTGATGATCCACGACCGCGACGCCCACGCCGACGTGCTCCGGGTGCTGCGCGAGGAGGGCCCGCCGGAGACGGTGGTGTTCCACTGCTTCTCCGGCGACGCCGCCATGGCCCGCGAGTGCGTCGACGCCGGCTACGTGCTGAGCTTCTCGGGCACCGTGAGCTTCCGCAACGCCCGTGACCTGCAGGAGGCTGCGCTGCAGGTGCCCCTCGAGCAGCTCCTGGTGGAGACCGACGCGCCGTTCCTCACCCCGCACCCGCACCGGGGGCGGCCCAACGAGTCCTACCTGCTGCCACTGACCGCTCGGGCCCTCGCCGTGCTCCGCGGGCAGGACCCGGCCGAGCTCGCGGCCGCAACGACGGCCACCGCGGAGCGGGTCTACGGCCTCTGA
- a CDS encoding transglycosylase family protein: MTRSRLLLSRATSVGAHLSRGTVLRATIVALLVTLVAGAGTAIAMEKQVTVEVDGESVALSTMSSDVTGALGAAGLSVGQHDTLAPSAGAPISDGDTIVLRRARPLTLTVDGQQRQVWTTALTVEEAMHQLDLDGNDSTVSASRSQRLPLDGMALEVQNLRFVSINDGGTITGVRTPAATVGDLLADRGLALAQSDTASADAATPVTAMMRLSITRIRTADVAEEQPIAPPEQKVDDPTLARGETAVQTPGVAGAQTVTYRVTTTNGVESGREQLAVTVTTPPQPAVTKVGTKPAPAAAPAAAPAAAGTSNTGAAAPSVANASDFDRLAQCESGGNWAINTGNGFYGGVQFDQGTWLSNGGGAYAPLPNQATREQQIDIASRVQAARGWSPWPSCSRTVGLR; encoded by the coding sequence GTGACCCGTTCTCGTCTGCTGCTGTCCCGCGCCACCTCCGTCGGCGCCCACCTCTCGAGGGGAACGGTCCTCAGGGCCACGATCGTCGCTCTCCTGGTGACCCTGGTCGCCGGAGCTGGCACCGCGATCGCGATGGAGAAGCAGGTGACGGTGGAGGTCGACGGCGAGTCCGTGGCGCTGAGCACCATGTCGTCGGACGTGACGGGTGCGCTGGGCGCGGCCGGGCTGAGCGTGGGCCAGCACGACACCCTGGCCCCCTCGGCCGGCGCGCCGATCTCCGACGGCGACACGATCGTCCTGCGTCGGGCGCGCCCGCTCACGCTGACCGTGGACGGCCAGCAGCGCCAGGTGTGGACCACCGCGCTGACCGTCGAGGAGGCGATGCACCAGCTCGACCTGGACGGCAACGACTCCACCGTCTCCGCGTCCCGCTCGCAGCGGCTCCCCCTGGACGGCATGGCCCTGGAGGTGCAGAACCTCCGCTTCGTCAGCATCAACGACGGTGGCACCATCACCGGCGTGCGGACCCCGGCCGCGACCGTGGGCGACCTGCTCGCCGACCGCGGCCTCGCCCTCGCGCAGTCCGACACCGCCAGCGCCGACGCCGCCACCCCGGTCACGGCGATGATGCGGCTGAGCATCACCCGCATCCGTACCGCCGACGTCGCCGAGGAGCAGCCCATCGCCCCGCCGGAGCAGAAGGTCGACGACCCGACCCTCGCCCGGGGCGAGACGGCCGTGCAGACCCCGGGCGTGGCCGGGGCGCAGACCGTGACCTACCGGGTGACCACCACCAACGGTGTCGAGAGCGGCCGTGAGCAGCTCGCCGTCACGGTCACCACGCCCCCGCAGCCCGCCGTCACCAAGGTCGGCACCAAGCCGGCCCCCGCAGCCGCCCCGGCCGCCGCCCCGGCCGCCGCCGGGACGAGCAACACCGGCGCGGCCGCTCCGTCCGTGGCCAACGCCAGCGACTTCGACAGGCTGGCCCAGTGCGAGTCCGGCGGGAACTGGGCCATCAACACCGGCAACGGCTTCTACGGGGGCGTGCAGTTCGACCAGGGCACGTGGCTCAGCAACGGCGGCGGTGCGTACGCCCCGCTGCCGAACCAGGCCACCCGCGAGCAGCAGATCGACATCGCCAGCCGGGTGCAGGCCGCGCGCGGCTGGTCCCCGTGGCCCTCCTGCTCCCGCACGGTGGGTCTGCGCTGA
- a CDS encoding 4-(cytidine 5'-diphospho)-2-C-methyl-D-erythritol kinase, with protein MLAVVPPPVTVRAPAKVNLHLAVGDVRPDGFHELVTVFQALSLTDDVVVAPADTLAVTVRGEGASSVPLDHRNLVWQAAELLAAETGREAAVAISLAKGIPVAGGMAGGSADAAATLVALCALWRLELSRDELGVLAARLGSDVPFALHGGTAMGTGRGEQLLPVLARNTFHWVLALAPEGLSTPAVYGELDRLRAGGDPPRVGDVQPLMHALTAGDPIALAPLLANDLQAAALSLRPALRRTLRAGTTAGALAGIVSGSGPTCAFLCADADAAVRVGAELAGAGVCRTVRVASGPTPGARVVPGGVETTS; from the coding sequence GTGCTCGCCGTCGTCCCGCCTCCCGTCACCGTGCGGGCTCCCGCGAAGGTGAACCTGCACCTGGCCGTGGGCGACGTGCGGCCCGACGGCTTCCACGAGCTGGTCACCGTCTTCCAGGCCCTGTCGCTCACCGACGACGTGGTGGTCGCCCCGGCCGACACCCTGGCCGTCACGGTGCGGGGCGAGGGTGCCTCCAGCGTGCCGCTCGACCACCGCAACCTCGTCTGGCAGGCCGCCGAGCTGCTCGCCGCCGAGACCGGTCGCGAGGCCGCCGTAGCCATCAGCCTGGCCAAGGGCATCCCCGTGGCCGGGGGGATGGCCGGTGGATCGGCCGACGCCGCGGCCACCCTCGTCGCCCTCTGCGCGCTGTGGCGCCTGGAGCTGAGCCGCGACGAGCTCGGCGTGCTGGCGGCGAGGCTCGGCAGCGACGTGCCATTCGCGCTGCACGGGGGAACCGCCATGGGCACCGGCCGTGGCGAGCAGCTGCTGCCCGTGCTGGCCCGCAACACCTTCCACTGGGTCCTCGCCCTCGCCCCGGAGGGGCTGAGCACCCCCGCGGTGTACGGCGAGCTCGACCGCCTGCGCGCCGGCGGCGACCCACCGCGGGTGGGCGACGTCCAGCCCCTCATGCACGCCCTCACCGCGGGCGATCCCATCGCCCTGGCGCCCCTGCTCGCCAACGACCTGCAGGCTGCGGCGCTCTCGCTGCGGCCCGCGCTGCGCCGCACCCTTCGGGCCGGCACCACCGCCGGGGCCCTGGCCGGGATCGTCTCCGGCTCGGGACCCACCTGCGCCTTCCTGTGCGCCGACGCCGACGCCGCCGTGCGCGTGGGCGCCGAGCTCGCGGGCGCCGGGGTGTGCCGCACCGTCCGGGTGGCCAGCGGACCGACACCCGGGGCCCGCGTGGTCCCCGGCGGAGTGGAGACGACCAGCTGA